In the Arachis hypogaea cultivar Tifrunner chromosome 20, arahy.Tifrunner.gnm2.J5K5, whole genome shotgun sequence genome, AGCATTAATAAAACCAGTCAGTCTATAAACTAAAAGCAAATAGGAGAAATCAAGCCAAGTTAAACAGAGACTACTCGATGACCATGTTTCCTTTTATGTACAAGTTTCAATTTCTCCATCTAGATAAGAGAGGAATCAATTTTCGAACaaaattataaacaaagaaaTGATTTCCCATGCTACCCAGAAAAACTCAACAACTGATCTGTTGTCAAGCTTTTCCTCAGTACAGTCTCTTTTCCACATAGGTTGAAATGATGTGTACAATAGCACACTATGGCATCGGGTAATCCCTGAGGCCGACTCCTCCTAGTGAGATAGTTTGTTGTTGTTAGATTGTCACTTTTCATTTCGACAAGTAGAATTACTTGGTATTCATTTCAGAAACTTTGCTTATGCTATTACCAGTGCGAGAGAGTCTGAAGGCATATTCATAATAGTAAAATACAAACTATATCTCCTAGAGAAACAGATATTGCCAGTTTATAAACTTCTGCAAGAAATCTTACATGGATAGATTTAGTGGCGTCATCTGCATATGATCCATCACCATTAGCATGCGTGGCAACAAAAACTTTTTCCCTACCAACAGGCTCTTCGCTCTCAACTTCCTACACATTTTCAACATGCTCATTATAGCTAATGGAATTTAAAATGACTGAAAAATAAACCAATTAAACTACCACCATCTCAGATCGTTTCCTAGCTAACGTCTTATGTCCTCCAGGCACTATTGATGATCTTCCTCGAATTTCTGCATTTCGTTTGCACATTTTCTGCAATGTGATAAACAAAAACGAAAACTCAATGAGATTAGTGTGAAATAATTGTACTGCATAAATCATATGATTGATTTACTTACATCAGTATTTGGATCCAAACGATAATCAATAAACCAAATCCATTGAGCCCGGGTTATATTCGGAGGATGATTATGATAGTTTTGTTCTCTGCTGAGTTTTGGATCATAATACCTACGAAAAACTTTAGTTCGATTGGCCCTCCACTTGTCCCCAATCCTGCTTATGATTATCTTCTTTGCTATGTTGCTATTTATAATGAACTTTTCCTTcaaatgcacaagaaaaaaatTGTGAAATAGTTGCATATTGTAAATCTCATTGAAAAGCTTAGAGAAAAATCTCATTGAAACTTGGTTGAACCTTTATTTTGCTATTGTAAATCTCCTCTTTGTAATGTTTAGGAACTTTTATCCAAGACTTGTAACAAATAGGAAGAGCAGTAAAATCTGCTCCCAATTTTGCAATAGCAAATGCTAAGAGGCCACCCGTCTCACCAACTGGTTGTTTACAATCATCAAGTGGTACGACCACTTTGGTTCCATCAGGAAGATCCCAAAGATCCTTCAATTTCAAATGTACAACTTTTGTAGCTCCTGAAGCATCTGTGAGTAACATTTGTTAGAACATCAAATATGGAAAGAAAAAAGATTATATGCATCCAAATTACCTCTTACATCAACTGTCCAGCGTCTATTGCTTTCACGGCGCCGAGGCTGAATTCGGGTGGCTAGGGGAGCATGTGATGGACTTTCCGGGGATGATGTGGCATCAACCGATGCTGATGAGGCAGGAGTAAGTGGTGATGCATCAAATGATGGTGGTGGaacttgagaagatgatggagcaTCAATTGGGGCTTGAATAGGTTGCATAATATTAGTTGATGGTGGTGGGGCTCGAATAGATGGTGGAGCATCAGTTGATGGTGTCGGGGCTTGAATAGATGGTGGAGCTTCAGTTGACGGTGGTAGGGTCTGGGAAGAAATTTCCATATATTGGCGGCGTTGTAGCCGAGTTCTAAAGGGTAGTTGAAATTGAGAAGGCGTTTCCAAGGATGGTGTGGCATCAGTTGATGGTGGTGAGGCCTGTGTCGATGGTGGAGCATTAGTTGAATGTGGTCGGGCCTGTGAAGGAGCTTCCTTGTATTGGCGGCTCCGAGCCCGTGCTTGGGTGGCAGGTGGGCCATTTGAAGGCGCTTCCATTGGTGTTGTGAAGTCATGCAATGTTGATGTGGTTTGAGTAAATGTTCTAACATCATTCGATGGTGGTGGGACCTGAGAAGAAGATGGAGCTCCGAATGATGATGGTGGGACTTCAGAAAAAGCATCTAAGTATTGGCGGAGCCGGAGCCATGAATGGGTGGCCGGTGGGGCTTGTAGAAGAGCCTCTGCAGATGATGTGGCATCAAGCCATGTAGATGGAGGCAAAGAGGAAGATGAGGCATCAATAGTTGGTGGTGGGTCTTGAGTAGATGGTGGAGAATCAATCAACGGTGAAGGTTCTTGCATAGAAGATTTATTTCCACCTCTTTTTCTTGGACGACCAAAGCGTGCAACTCGAGGCATGCTGCAAATCTGGGCAGAAATTAATCGTGAAGTTTTCTCACAAAAGCTTGAGAATGATACAATAACTACTAGTCCAATTGTTTAGCTATAACATATAGTAAATACAGTACCTATGAAGGAAAACTTTTCATTCTTAAGTAGTGTACACTAACACAACCAATGAATCAATGAACATCATCCCTTTCTAGTAAACCATGTCTACATACAAATCATTAGAATTCAAATATTTTGGAATGGTTTTATCAGCAAATGGTTAACTCCCTTAACTTGTTGCATTGCCATTTTGCTTTCCACTAGGGGAAAATGAATTTATCAAAATCCTAAATAGAATGCTATTCTTAATCCAGCTCCTATTTGTGATCCAAAATATGCAAAAATGCAAACCATCATTCCCAACatttgaatgaataaatagacCACATGCTCTTCAAGGAACCATTACTAGGCTCATTGAATGGATAAATTTCAGTAATTGGCTTTTAGTAACAACTAACATGTTTTTCAAAGCGACGGATTGTAATGTAACTTTCAGTTGTGCCCTAATTTAATGTATAACTAGCATAGCAATTCAAGCTTTCAGAAACACATTTCTCTTCTAGAAATGCTTCTGACCCTACCGAAcagcaaattaaattttttgataagtaGCTTGAACTTTATTCTCACTGCATGCACTATCACAAATCACAGTGTTTCATATACGCAGCTGAAAACACAAATCAACAAAGTAAAAGAACGAAATTTCCTACAATCAGAAcctaaagaaagaga is a window encoding:
- the LOC112782525 gene encoding uncharacterized protein, whose protein sequence is MPRVARFGRPRKRGGNKSSMQEPSPLIDSPPSTQDPPPTIDASSSSLPPSTWLDATSSAEALLQAPPATHSWLRLRQYLDAFSEVPPSSFGAPSSSQVPPPSNDVRTFTQTTSTLHDFTTPMEAPSNGPPATQARARSRQYKEAPSQARPHSTNAPPSTQASPPSTDATPSLETPSQFQLPFRTRLQRRQYMEISSQTLPPSTEAPPSIQAPTPSTDAPPSIRAPPPSTNIMQPIQAPIDAPSSSQVPPPSFDASPLTPASSASVDATSSPESPSHAPLATRIQPRRRESNRRWTVDVRDASGATKVVHLKLKDLWDLPDGTKVVVPLDDCKQPVGETGGLLAFAIAKLGADFTALPICYKSWIKVPKHYKEEIYNSKIKEKFIINSNIAKKIIISRIGDKWRANRTKVFRRYYDPKLSREQNYHNHPPNITRAQWIWFIDYRLDPNTDKMCKRNAEIRGRSSIVPGGHKTLARKRSEMVEVESEEPVGREKVFVATHANGDGSYADDATKSIHEKVLHIENEGSCPRAIPLDDSLRKEPLGRVEGLGFGPCPTQVVRTKEGCCLNSDVFAKMQQEILDLRAQLEKEIKGRIEFQKTVALILQNVATPVMTPELAALLTPLLTRALQATCDNAGNVG